In a genomic window of Methanobacterium sp.:
- a CDS encoding MotA/TolQ/ExbB proton channel family protein, translating into MVAVPGSEMLGAILHVISQSLLIPVIVGLLVFMLYAIISFGGLISEYTNRIRVSTEQIEQIITDISNPGTPDKIMQVMENSDVPRGYKDIIIKIASHPEMGTKSREALTRKLLESEENKAAKSLEKSDIVTRLGPTLGLMGTLIPMGPGLAALGSGDINTLAQAIIIAFDTTVVGLAAGGIAYVISKIRRRWYEEYLSNLDALCEATLEVMDHGKT; encoded by the coding sequence AGAGTCTTCTTATTCCGGTTATTGTGGGACTTTTGGTCTTTATGCTTTATGCCATAATAAGTTTCGGTGGCCTGATATCAGAATATACTAACAGAATAAGGGTAAGCACGGAACAAATAGAACAAATTATTACCGATATCTCCAATCCAGGGACACCAGATAAGATTATGCAAGTAATGGAAAATAGTGATGTTCCCCGAGGTTACAAGGACATCATCATTAAAATTGCATCCCACCCTGAAATGGGCACGAAATCCAGAGAAGCCCTAACTAGGAAATTGCTTGAAAGTGAAGAGAATAAAGCAGCAAAAAGTCTGGAGAAATCAGATATAGTAACTCGTTTAGGTCCTACTCTTGGTTTAATGGGAACACTGATACCTATGGGTCCGGGCCTGGCAGCTTTAGGTTCAGGGGATATAAACACTCTAGCACAAGCTATTATAATAGCCTTTGACACAACAGTTGTTGGATTAGCAGCCGGTGGTATTGCTTATGTTATATCCAAAATTAGGAGAAGATGGTATGAAGAATACTTATCCAATTTGGATGCTCTCTGTGAAGCTACACTGGAGGTGATGGACCATGGTAAGACGTAA